In the genome of Magnetococcales bacterium, one region contains:
- a CDS encoding IS630 family transposase produces the protein MSKPTLMSRRLLKKFPKLVEEQKATQDPEDQRPVVIMVQDEGRFGRISDTRRAWSPPGERPFAPHQVVRQYLYAFVAVAPLLGRMTALLLPWDNTAMMSLFLTQVSEDFNDYFVIMLIDGAGWHLSNELRIPENIRFIQQSSHSPELNPTEHIWEELREKHFHNKAFDSLDDVKNALVTGLNQLSDQPSRIRSMTSFPYIAKYHPLDCKLV, from the coding sequence ATGTCCAAGCCAACCTTGATGAGCAGGAGGCTTTTAAAAAAATTTCCAAAACTGGTTGAGGAACAAAAAGCCACTCAAGACCCGGAGGACCAACGGCCTGTCGTAATTATGGTCCAGGATGAGGGCCGTTTTGGGCGCATAAGCGACACAAGGCGCGCTTGGTCGCCACCAGGGGAACGGCCATTCGCCCCTCACCAGGTTGTCCGACAGTACCTGTACGCTTTTGTTGCCGTGGCACCTTTGCTGGGCCGCATGACCGCATTGCTTCTTCCGTGGGACAACACGGCAATGATGTCATTGTTTCTGACGCAAGTATCTGAAGATTTTAATGATTATTTCGTAATCATGTTGATCGACGGTGCCGGCTGGCATCTTTCCAATGAACTGCGTATTCCGGAGAATATCCGCTTCATTCAGCAATCATCACACAGTCCGGAATTGAACCCCACCGAACATATTTGGGAGGAATTACGAGAAAAACACTTTCACAACAAAGCATTCGACAGTCTCGATGATGTGAAGAACGCTTTGGTGACAGGGTTAAATCAATTGAGCGATCAGCCAAGCAGAATTCGTTCAATGACCAGCTTTCCATATATTGCAAAATATCACCCATTAGATTGCAAATTGGTATGA